One Punica granatum isolate Tunisia-2019 chromosome 3, ASM765513v2, whole genome shotgun sequence genomic window carries:
- the LOC116201252 gene encoding uncharacterized protein LOC116201252 isoform X1 yields the protein MGTGKRVRIFTGSLRVVLLLSSSVLFFAVYSAAGSTLEIAKPTSLQLSPSILVDKSPGSRPGVSVLCERVHIHGLSRIKHLRKMAYSVKVKVFSQSGSHQPTKFEVCFHRNSSLGVCKCPQSQWEKVGKGSWSRPMSPFDGKILDIRVGRLSSDVLNTFEVSVEEEFFLYRVVLLLLGLVLMTSASSLSQSLIFFYSSAMAVGIILVILVVLFQGMRLLPTGRKNSLAIFIYSSLIGLGSFLLHYLPGLLRTILVEMGISEDMYNPLAMFLLAFLVLTGAWLGFWVVRKLILTEDGSIDIGTSNFVAWSIRIISSLMILQCSLDPILAAEALILGITISSLLGRVARLRFLRRLYRKLLSSPKGGDKRSKKESPSFQDPYEESAPSIKFSPISSNSLYRGYEQSPSQRPSTPEPLFRRQGLGQSPSQQPSTPETFYSTFHTTPERRHYSEDEWKMITRDCTKKSLEELVSSPEFSKWAVANAERITLAPRNDNTRTSFYDRLRKWLPWH from the exons ATGGGGACTGGGAAACGGGTTCGGATCTTCACCGGCTCCCTCCGGGTCGTTCTCCTCCTTTCATCCTCGGTTCTCTTCTTCGCGGTCTACTCTGCTGCTGGGAGCACTCTTG AGATTGCAAAGCCTACTTCATTGCAGCTGTCCCCTAGCATACTGGTGGATAAGTCACCTGGGTCAAGGCCTGGTGTTTCCGTGCTTTGTGAGAGAGTTCATATTCATGGTTTGTCAAGGATCAAACATCTGCGCAAAATGGCTTATTCTGtaaaagttaaagttttttcTCAAAGTGGCAGTCATCAGCCCACCAAATTTGAGGTTTGCTTCCACAG GAATTCATCTTTAGGTGTTTGCAAGTGTCCTCAAAGCCAATGGGAGAAAGTTGGAAAGGGTTCCTGGTCTCGGCCCATGTCACCCTTTGACGGAAAAATTTTAGATATACGAGTGGGACGCTTATCTTCAGATGTTCTCAACACATTTGAGGTGTCAGTTGAAGAAG AATTTTTCTTATACCGGGTGGTACTGCTGTTACTGGGCTTGGTTCTAATGACATCGGCATCATCGTTGAGCCAGTCATTGATCTTCTTCTACAGTAGTGCAATGGCAGTTGGCATCATCCTCGTAATATTAGTGGTTCTATTTCAG GGAATGAGACTTCTACCGACTGGCCGAAAGAATTCCCTagctatatttatatactcaTCTCTG ATTGGCTTGGGGTCTTTCCTTCTCCACTACTTACCTGGACTTCTTCGTACGATCCTCGTGGAGATGGGAATCAGTGAAGACATGTACAATCCT TTGGCTATGTTCTTGCTGGCTTTTCTCGTTCTTACTGGAGCTTGGCTGGGCTTCTGGGTTGTCCGCAAACTCATTCTTACAGAAGATGGCTCTATTGACATCGGCACATCTAATTTTGTTGCGTGGTCCATACGAATTATCTCTTCTCTCATGATTCTTCAG TGTTCTCTTGACCCCATACTCGCTGCAGAAGCGCTAATATTGGGAATCACTATCTCATCACTTCTGGGAAGAGTTGCTCGATTGAGATTCTTACGTCGTCTATACAG GAAGTTGTTATCTTCCCCGAAAGGTGGCGACAAAAGATCTAAGAAGGAATCTCCTAGCTTCCAAGATCCTTATGAAGAGAGTGCCCCATCCATAAAGTTCTCTCCTATCTCGAGCAATTCCTTATACCGAG GGTATGAGCAATCTCCTTCTCAACGGCCCTCAACTCCTGAGCCACTATTCAGAAGACAAG GCCTCGGGCAATCTCCTTCTCAACAGCCCTCAACTCCTGAGACCTTCTACTCGACTTTCCACACCACACCTGAAAGGAGACACTATTCAGAAGACGAGTGGAAAATGATCACCCGAGACTGCACCAAGAAATCCCTGGAAGAGCTCGTGTCTTCTCCCGAGTTCAGCAAGTGGGCGGTCGCTAATGCGGAAAGAATCACTTTAGCTCCAAGAAATGATAACACAAGAACCAGCTTCTATGACAGACTCCGCAAATGGCTGCCATGGCACTGA
- the LOC116201248 gene encoding uncharacterized protein LOC116201248, with protein MADKKHEKKKKVGMKKVGPLCKCLKSLFAVLSKARDFYVRSIINCSGRARYGPSSSQLQGLPKSISSSSSKSTVLYTDEDIRELIRAASRQSLRDKIVLEIPPEHYGYYNNISGKIARSFTSGIGRIDEDKPCEFGEDVRVDVSMNALCPRSKSHAVARRGFIVS; from the coding sequence ATGGCTGACAAGAAGcatgaaaagaagaagaaagttgGCATGAAGAAGGTCGGCCCACTATGCAAATGCTTGAAATCGCTGTTTGCGGTCCTGTCCAAGGCCCGGGACTTCTACGTGAGGAGCATCATCAACTGCTCGGGCCGGGCACGATATGGTCCCTCCTCAAGCCAGCTCCAGGGTCTGCCCAAGAGCATCAGCTCCAGCTCCTCAAAGTCGACTGTCCTATACACCGATGAGGACATCCGAGAGCTCATTCGGGCTGCTTCTAGACAGAGCCTTAGGGACAAGATCGTGCTTGAAATTCCGCCAGAGCATTATGGTTACTACAATAATATAAGTGGTAAGATTGCTCGGAGCTTTACATCTGGGATCGGGAGGATCGATGAGGACAAGCCATGCGAGTTCGGGGAGGACGTTAGGGTTGATGTGAGCATGAACGCTCTTTGTCCTAGGAGCAAAAGCCATGCTGTCGCAAGAAGAGGGTTTATTGTCTCGTAA
- the LOC116201254 gene encoding uncharacterized protein LOC116201254 isoform X2, whose protein sequence is MGNCQAVEVAAALVEHPGGGKVERFYSPVSAHEVMTSNPGHYVALVAVASPSPGSDSGGTVAVRQQLKLLRPDDSLVLGHVYCLISFEDVLKEFVAKNRAKLGKMVKQSGGLGGGYDHTKKNKKNKDSGCSDPNSPNAKALNFSPVQEIAAAEPA, encoded by the exons ATGGGGAACTGTCAGGCGGTGGAAGTAGCGGCAGCATTGGTTGAGCACCCGGGCGGGGGCAAGGTAGAGAGATTCTACTCTCCCGTCAGTGCTCATGAGGTCATGACCTCGAATCCCGGCCACTATGTGGCCCTTGTCGCGGTGGCGTCACCCTCTCCGGGCAGTGACAGTGGGGGGACGGTGGCAGTGAGGCAGCAGCTCAAGCTCCTACGCCCCGATGACTCTCTGGTACTCGGGCACGTCTACTGCCTCATCAGCTTCGAAG ATGTTCTGAAGGAGTTTGTGGCAAAGAATCGTGCAAAGCTGGGGAAAATGGTGAAGCAGAGTGGAGGTCTTGGAGGGGGATATGATCACacgaagaagaacaagaagaacaaAGACTCAGGTTGTTCAGACCCCAACTCTCCAAATGCGAAAGCTCTTAACTTCAGCCCCGTTCAG GAGATAGCAGCAGCAGAACCAGCATGA
- the LOC116201254 gene encoding uncharacterized protein LOC116201254 isoform X1: MGNCQAVEVAAALVEHPGGGKVERFYSPVSAHEVMTSNPGHYVALVAVASPSPGSDSGGTVAVRQQLKLLRPDDSLVLGHVYCLISFEDVLKEFVAKNRAKLGKMVKQSGGLGGGYDHTKKNKKNKDSGCSDPNSPNAKALNFSPVQLAEPAVVRAGDSSSRTSMRGRGGSLRSEWRQYGGTLGVSQWRPVLQSISEIGT, translated from the exons ATGGGGAACTGTCAGGCGGTGGAAGTAGCGGCAGCATTGGTTGAGCACCCGGGCGGGGGCAAGGTAGAGAGATTCTACTCTCCCGTCAGTGCTCATGAGGTCATGACCTCGAATCCCGGCCACTATGTGGCCCTTGTCGCGGTGGCGTCACCCTCTCCGGGCAGTGACAGTGGGGGGACGGTGGCAGTGAGGCAGCAGCTCAAGCTCCTACGCCCCGATGACTCTCTGGTACTCGGGCACGTCTACTGCCTCATCAGCTTCGAAG ATGTTCTGAAGGAGTTTGTGGCAAAGAATCGTGCAAAGCTGGGGAAAATGGTGAAGCAGAGTGGAGGTCTTGGAGGGGGATATGATCACacgaagaagaacaagaagaacaaAGACTCAGGTTGTTCAGACCCCAACTCTCCAAATGCGAAAGCTCTTAACTTCAGCCCCGTTCAG CTGGCGGAACCGGCTGTGGTGCGAGCAGGAGATAGCAGCAGCAGAACCAGCATGAGAGGACGTGGCGGCAGCCTCCGTAGCGAATGGAGGCAGTACGGAGGGACATTGGGCGTAAGTCAGTGGAGGCCAGTCTTGCAGAGCATTTCGGAGATTGGGACTTGA
- the LOC116201252 gene encoding uncharacterized protein LOC116201252 isoform X2, with protein MAYSVKVKVFSQSGSHQPTKFEVCFHRNSSLGVCKCPQSQWEKVGKGSWSRPMSPFDGKILDIRVGRLSSDVLNTFEVSVEEEFFLYRVVLLLLGLVLMTSASSLSQSLIFFYSSAMAVGIILVILVVLFQGMRLLPTGRKNSLAIFIYSSLIGLGSFLLHYLPGLLRTILVEMGISEDMYNPLAMFLLAFLVLTGAWLGFWVVRKLILTEDGSIDIGTSNFVAWSIRIISSLMILQCSLDPILAAEALILGITISSLLGRVARLRFLRRLYRKLLSSPKGGDKRSKKESPSFQDPYEESAPSIKFSPISSNSLYRGYEQSPSQRPSTPEPLFRRQGLGQSPSQQPSTPETFYSTFHTTPERRHYSEDEWKMITRDCTKKSLEELVSSPEFSKWAVANAERITLAPRNDNTRTSFYDRLRKWLPWH; from the exons ATGGCTTATTCTGtaaaagttaaagttttttcTCAAAGTGGCAGTCATCAGCCCACCAAATTTGAGGTTTGCTTCCACAG GAATTCATCTTTAGGTGTTTGCAAGTGTCCTCAAAGCCAATGGGAGAAAGTTGGAAAGGGTTCCTGGTCTCGGCCCATGTCACCCTTTGACGGAAAAATTTTAGATATACGAGTGGGACGCTTATCTTCAGATGTTCTCAACACATTTGAGGTGTCAGTTGAAGAAG AATTTTTCTTATACCGGGTGGTACTGCTGTTACTGGGCTTGGTTCTAATGACATCGGCATCATCGTTGAGCCAGTCATTGATCTTCTTCTACAGTAGTGCAATGGCAGTTGGCATCATCCTCGTAATATTAGTGGTTCTATTTCAG GGAATGAGACTTCTACCGACTGGCCGAAAGAATTCCCTagctatatttatatactcaTCTCTG ATTGGCTTGGGGTCTTTCCTTCTCCACTACTTACCTGGACTTCTTCGTACGATCCTCGTGGAGATGGGAATCAGTGAAGACATGTACAATCCT TTGGCTATGTTCTTGCTGGCTTTTCTCGTTCTTACTGGAGCTTGGCTGGGCTTCTGGGTTGTCCGCAAACTCATTCTTACAGAAGATGGCTCTATTGACATCGGCACATCTAATTTTGTTGCGTGGTCCATACGAATTATCTCTTCTCTCATGATTCTTCAG TGTTCTCTTGACCCCATACTCGCTGCAGAAGCGCTAATATTGGGAATCACTATCTCATCACTTCTGGGAAGAGTTGCTCGATTGAGATTCTTACGTCGTCTATACAG GAAGTTGTTATCTTCCCCGAAAGGTGGCGACAAAAGATCTAAGAAGGAATCTCCTAGCTTCCAAGATCCTTATGAAGAGAGTGCCCCATCCATAAAGTTCTCTCCTATCTCGAGCAATTCCTTATACCGAG GGTATGAGCAATCTCCTTCTCAACGGCCCTCAACTCCTGAGCCACTATTCAGAAGACAAG GCCTCGGGCAATCTCCTTCTCAACAGCCCTCAACTCCTGAGACCTTCTACTCGACTTTCCACACCACACCTGAAAGGAGACACTATTCAGAAGACGAGTGGAAAATGATCACCCGAGACTGCACCAAGAAATCCCTGGAAGAGCTCGTGTCTTCTCCCGAGTTCAGCAAGTGGGCGGTCGCTAATGCGGAAAGAATCACTTTAGCTCCAAGAAATGATAACACAAGAACCAGCTTCTATGACAGACTCCGCAAATGGCTGCCATGGCACTGA